The nucleotide sequence TGGCCCGGCTGATGAAACAAAAAGGTATACGGGCCGTGCATGCTAAAAAGTTTGTGGTCACCACCGATTCCAAACACAAATATCCGGTAGCAGAAAATAAATTGGACAGAAACTTTTCAGCGCAAGCTAAAGCCCGGGCCTGGGTATCGGACATCACCTACATAAAGACCGGGAGGGGATGGCTTTACTTAACGATAATTATTGACCTTTTCGACCGTAAGGTCATAGGTTGGTCACTCAGTAGCGATCTGAGTGCCGCAAACACTTGTATGGCCGCATGGAGAATGGCTGTTAAAAACAGACCGCTTTCGGGAAAATTGATATTCCATTCGGATAGGGGCGTACAATATGCCTGCAATGCCTTTAGAAACCTATTGGGCAGTTATGAAGGAGTTCAGCAGAGTATGAGCAGGAAAGGGAACTGTTGGGACAATGCCGTTGCGGAAAGCTTCTTTAAATCCATAAAGGTAGAACTCATATACAGGACCCGTTATAAGAGAAAAGAACAGGCCGCTATATCTGTGTTCGAGTGGATAGAAACCTGGTATAACCGAAACAGAAGACATTCAGCTCTGGGTAACCGCACAATACTAGAATTTGAACAAATAATGCAATTTAAAAATGTAGCTTAACTTTTTGTCCCGTTTTTTGTTGCAAGTTCAAAAATAAAATCGACATACAACAATGTGTCCCGAAATTCATTAGTCTTGTCCAATTAACTTAATGTTTATTTTAAATTATTCCTTCAGAAAATTTAAGAGATAAAGCCAGCAGGTAACAACCTATCCAATGAAAAGCACTAGCCCATCCGGATAATTATATGGACCTCAATTTCAAGGTTTTATTTTTTGTCGCTCCTGCACCCAATATGTTATGTGCTGTTTCCCTTTGCGGTTTCCCGCAACTTACTTTTAAATATTTCTTTTTCTTTATGAGAAAAATTGGATAAGTCAATTTATGTCTGGGCTAAAAAATAGGGTAGTGTAAGTAAGGTTTATAAGCCCATAAAAAACAACCAGCCCAACAAAAAGATTTACTAAAATAGGCCTATAAGAGAAATATAATCAATAACCATATCCAATTATTGGCTATTATTTTAAAACAGGCAATCCATAAAGAAATAGTACTTTTATAAAATGAAAATAATTTCAGTTTTTAACAACAAGGGCGGTGTAGGAAAATCAACCTTAACTTATCATTTAGGAAACGCGTTAGCAGAACTTGGACAAAGAGTTCTTATGGTTGACCTTGACCCACAATGTAACTTGACAATTTGTGCAATGATGGAAGAAACACTTCATAAAATTTGGGCACAAGAAGATAGTTACATTGATGATTTTGAAAGTGCTTTCAATCAAAATCCTGACATTATAAATTCACCAAGAAGTATTCACTTTATCCTAAAGCCGGCCGAGGATGGTATTAGCGAACCGACAAATCTTCCACCAGTTTTTTCATTAGGCAACAATATTGACATTTTACCGGGCAGATTGTCTTTGCACAAATACGAAAACAAAATTGCTGAAAGATGGAGTGGTGTTTACCAAGGCGACAATTTATCTATTCGTACAATTACAAACATTAGAAACATATGTCAACGTTATGCCGAAATAAACAATTATGACTACGTCTTAATTGACACGTCACCAAGTTTGGGCATTTTGAATAAAGTTATTATGTCCACTGTTGACGGTTTCTTTATACCAGCACAACCTGATATGTTTAGTTTATATGGAATTAGAAATATTGGTAACGCATTACAATTGTGGCAAAGAGAATTTATTTCTATTTACACATTGATTTCAGAAGAAAAACGCTCAAAATTTCCTTCTAATTTCGTTCAGTTTCTTGGTTATACAATATACAACGCCAAAAGGTATACGAGAGATAACGAGCCATTCAATGAATATAATTTGGCTCAAGCCCATTACCAATACGTTACTCAAATTCCAGAAACTATTGTTGAATATATTCAGGAGAGTAATCGGACAAGTGTTTCAAATGATTTAATTGCAAGTCCTATTGGCGGTAGCTCAATTATTCACTCCCACAACACATTTCCTGCAATGGCTCAAGCATTAAAATGTCCTATGTGGAAAGTTCCTGAAGTTTATGCAGGCTTACAAAGAACCAATCCTGAATACTTGGCATTTCTAAATCAAAATGGATTTGAATATAATAGAGGAAACAATGGTCGATTGGCTGAGATTGGTGTAAATTATAGAACATTCACAAACGAATTATTAATAAGAATAAATTCGTTATGAGTGAGAACGTAGACGAAATAAATTCTGTTGTAGAGTTTTACAAAGACAATCAACATAGATTGATTCAGTTTCAAGCTTCTGTTGAAGCTTTTTTTTTCAAAACACCCTAAATTGACTCAAAAGCCATTTCCTATAATTCATTCTATAAAGACAAGGCTTAAAGACCCAGACCATTTAAAAGACAAAATAGAACGCAAATTAAGAGATGGTGTCCAAATATCTAACGACAACTTATTCGGAAAAATTACTGATTTAATAGGTATAAGAGTTTTGCATTTATATCAAGACCAGTTTCCCATAATTCATAATGAAATTCTGAAATACATTGAACAAGGTGATTGGACTTTTGTAGAAGAACCCAAAGCAATGACGTGGGACCCTGAATCCAAAAAAATGTATGACGACCTAAAAATCACAACAGAAATAAGATCTACATTTTACACAAGTGTACATTATCTAATTAAACCAAACAATAACAATCCAAATCCGATTTGTTGTGAAATACAAGTAAGGACACTTTTTGAAGAGATTTGGGGTGAAATTGATCATAGTATTAATTATCCTCACCCAACGGACAATGTTGCGTGTAGGGAACAATTAAGAGTTCTCTCAAAACTTGTTGGTACTGGAACACGTCTAGCAGACTCAATATTCAGAACGTTAAACGACCATAATAAAAATGGAATTGACAGCATTAACAAATAAAAATACAAACCGCAAACAACGGCTTCAATGAAAAGCACAAGTCCAGTTCTCTTACGTTACTATTTAGATAATTTAATGTACTCTTTCATATCAAAATCAAAAAGCTGATTGATTGTAACATTAAGTTCTTTTGAAATCATTAGTAAGGTCTCATACCTTGGGTTAGTATTCCCTCTTTCAAGTTCACCAATTGTCTTTTTAGCGTGACCAGTCCTAAAACCTAATTCCTCTTGAGAAATAGGTTTTCCTGTTTTAGGGTTGAGTACTGTTTTTCTAAGTTCAGCAATTCTATATCCTAAAGCCCTTTTTTCATTCTTAAGGTCAAAATTCTTCATTAGGATAAAATTCCTTCATTAGAGTTAAAATTTAGGATACTTATAAGTATCCTTTGTTGTTTTTTTATTATATTTGTCTCATTAACATATGTTTGCGATTCTTCTTTGTTTGAATTAGTCTAGAAGCAGTCGCTTGGATTCCCGGTCTAAAAACTGGTAACTTAATGCACGGGATGATAAGCAAGATGCCCATGACCCGGGGCGTGGGTTTTCTTATCAAAGTGTACTACACCAGTATATAGACCTTAAAGTGAGATTCAATCCACTTTATCTGAGCGTTGTTTTACTCAGAAGTTTTGCAAGCAGTAACCAAAAGGCTAAAAGAGCTATGAAACACACCTTATGTAACTTAAATGGTAAAACAGCCACTGGGCAACTTACCGTTCTTTTGCAGCATACCGCGTACGACATTCTCTTTACCAAAAAGCCCAAGAACCCAATATAGGTTTGCACAGAACTGGTTAGAAAAAGTAAACCGGTTCATCAATTATGGGATTTGTGTTGTACCCTTTTTTCCGGAACTCGAAAATCCTTTTATCCCATAATCACGATCCACACATTTCTTGGCATCCGGCCAAATAACGACCAAGCAGCCTAACATCATTTAAGGCCAGCCCTTTGCTGATTCAGCTGTGCTATAATATAGCATTGTTGACAGGCTAGGGGAGTAGCCATAAAAGTGAGCTAGCTGAGGTATGCCGATAGGGCAGCCATAATCTTGCACACCAAACAGCAATACCAACTAATAGATCCTTATTGCCTATGACATAGAACATATACAAAAATAGCCTCCCAAACCCTGTTTGACCGACTAGTTTGGAAGGCCTTGACAAAGAATTCATTTGGAATTTTTCAATTGGCTAAAAAATCGCCCTTTTTCACCCACTTTTTGTCTTTTTTTCCTTCCGTAGCCCTGCTATGCAACTCAAAAAAGCCTTCAATAGGGCAAAAAATGACAGATTTTCGCTTCAATCCAAAAAGTCTAAACGAATTCATAAATAAAACTAAGTTTCATCTAATCTTCAAAATTATGAAAAATAATCTTGAGTACAGGGGCTTTATACGCCTATGTTTACTATATATCTGCTTTCTTGTTCCCCCACCTTACTTTGCCCATTTCCCCCATGGGCATTGTTTTAATTCTTTTTCCAACCTTGATACCCAACAACAGCACCAGATCTCCGGTACCGTTACCGACAGCTACGGTCCCATGCCCGGGGTACATGTACTTATCAAGGGTACTAATACCGGTACTTTTACCGATCCAAACGGGAACTATTCCCTTATGGTAAACAACAAGGACATCCTGGTCTTTTCCTATCTGGGCCACCACAGCAGGGAACTCTCCGTATTGGGCCGTACTACACTGGACGTGCAACTATTGTCCGAGGTCACCGAACTACAGGAGGTGGAAGTAAATGCCGGCTATTATACCGTAAAGGAAAAGGAACGCACCGGGAGCATCAGTAGGGTCACCGCCAAGGAAATAGAGCTACAGCCTATTATTAGTCCGTTAGAAGCCCTGCAGGGCCGCATGGCAGGGGTAGAGGTGGTACCCAATGGAAACTTACCGGGTATGGCATCCACTATTCGCATAAGGGGGACCAACAGTCTCCGTGCAGAAGGGAACCTACCCTTATATATTATTGACGGTGTACCCATTATTTCTACTCCTATTGGGAGCAATTCATTGATCGGCAATTTTGGACCTGGAGCCGATCCCCTGAATATGTTGAACCTTTCCAATATACAGAGTATAGAGGTCCTGAAAGATGCAGATGCTACTGCCATCTATGGTTCTCGGGGAGCCAATGGGGTAATCCTGATCACCACTAAAAAAGGGAATCAAACGGGGACCAAAATAGAGGCCCAGGCGTATTCCGGAATGTCAACGGTCCCCAATAGAGTTAAAGTTTTGGATACCCAGGAATATTTGAAGGTCAGAAATTCAGCCTTCGAAAATGATGGCTTGGAACCTACACCTTTCAATGCATACGATTTGGTGGTATGGGACCAAAACCGCCAAACGGACTGGCAGGATGTCTTTTTTGGAGGGGTTTCACCGGTTACCGATCTTAATTTGTCCTTTTCCGGCGGAAATGCTTCTACCAACTATAGTCTGAGAGGATCCTATCATAACCAAGGTACTGTCTTCCCGGGCGATTTCAAATACAACAAGGTTACCACAGCCCTTAATTTGAACCACTTGTCCGAAAATCAAAAACTGGGCATCAATCTATCCGTTAATTATGGTGTGGATACCAATGATTTGGTAGGTAGTGTTAATTTGACCACTAGAGGGTTGAGTCTACCTCCCAATGCCCCACCTATTTTTAACCAAGATGGCAGTCTTCATTGGGAAGAATGGAGCGATGTTGGACAGAACAACCCCTTGATGGGCTTTCACAATTCAAGCGAAACATTGTCCAATCACCTGGTGGGCAATATGGGCATCACCTATCAGCTTGCAAAAGGCCTCAGTCTTAAGGCCAATTTAGGATACACTGACTTTGAAAGTAGGGAAGTGGTAAAATACCCCAAAAGATCCTATAACCCTGCCTGGAGTTTTATTGAACACCAATCCGAGCACCTTCAGTTCAATAGAAAATCTTGGATCATAGAACCTCAATTAATATATGGCAACAACTTTTTGGGTGGCAAAATCGACATCTTGTTGGGTACCACCTTTCAGCAAAGTACCAACAATATGTTATCCATAAATGCAACGGATTATGTATCCGAAAGCCAAATAGGCAATCTCAGGGCCGCCAGTGCGGTTACTGTTAGGGCCAATGAAAATATAGACTATAGATACAATGCAATCTTTGCTCGCCTGGGACTTAACTGGAACCAAAAATATTACCTGAATTTCACTGGAAGAAGGGATGGTTCCTCCCGATTTGGTCCCGGCAAGCGTTTTGCCAATTTTGGTGCCATAGGAGGGGCATGGATATTTACCGATTACAATTCACAAAAGGGAAAGGCCTCATTTTTGAGTTTTGGGAAACTACGGGGAAGTTACGGTATTACAGGAAATGACCAAATAGGGGACTACGGATATCTGGACACTTACGAACCCACACCGGGTCCTGGAGGTCTTTATCCTACCCAATTGGCGAATACCGATTATTCTTGGGAAGAGAACAAGAAATTGGAAGCGGCCCTTGATCTTGGATTTCTAAGGGATAGGATCAATTTAGCAATTAATTGGTACCGCAACAGGTCCTCCAACCAATTGGTAGGATATCCTTTGCCTGCAATGACGGGCTTTAATTCCGTACAGGCCAACCTGCCGGCCACAGTCCAGAACACCGGATGGGAGGTAGGACTTACCACTTTGAACATAAAGAACAAGGCAATACGTTGGCAGACTTCTCTAAATATAAGT is from Arenibacter algicola and encodes:
- a CDS encoding IS3 family transposase (programmed frameshift), with amino-acid sequence MKENRRIYSKEFKQKAVELSHVRGNVNDIARELGVRSELLYRWRREFAHDPSLSFSGNGNKQLTPEAKEVARLKRELADVTMERDNLKKGDRHLLRERQEIYKFMKDHRLEFPVGKMCKVFKVSKSGFYRSQRMLPCDRDNENRMLLFQIGRIHQKSKATYVSPRITDELRAQGFDVSRPRVARLMKQKGIRAVHAKKFVVTTDSKHKYPVAENKLDRNFSAQAKARAWVSDITYIKTGRGWLYLTIIIDLFDRKVIGWSLSSDLSAANTCMAAWRMAVKNRPLSGKLIFHSDRGVQYACNAFRNLLGSYEGVQQSMSRKGNCWDNAVAESFFKSIKVELIYRTRYKRKEQAAISVFEWIETWYNRNRRHSALGNRTILEFEQIMQFKNVA
- a CDS encoding ParA family protein — encoded protein: MKIISVFNNKGGVGKSTLTYHLGNALAELGQRVLMVDLDPQCNLTICAMMEETLHKIWAQEDSYIDDFESAFNQNPDIINSPRSIHFILKPAEDGISEPTNLPPVFSLGNNIDILPGRLSLHKYENKIAERWSGVYQGDNLSIRTITNIRNICQRYAEINNYDYVLIDTSPSLGILNKVIMSTVDGFFIPAQPDMFSLYGIRNIGNALQLWQREFISIYTLISEEKRSKFPSNFVQFLGYTIYNAKRYTRDNEPFNEYNLAQAHYQYVTQIPETIVEYIQESNRTSVSNDLIASPIGGSSIIHSHNTFPAMAQALKCPMWKVPEVYAGLQRTNPEYLAFLNQNGFEYNRGNNGRLAEIGVNYRTFTNELLIRINSL
- a CDS encoding RelA/SpoT domain-containing protein codes for the protein MTQKPFPIIHSIKTRLKDPDHLKDKIERKLRDGVQISNDNLFGKITDLIGIRVLHLYQDQFPIIHNEILKYIEQGDWTFVEEPKAMTWDPESKKMYDDLKITTEIRSTFYTSVHYLIKPNNNNPNPICCEIQVRTLFEEIWGEIDHSINYPHPTDNVACREQLRVLSKLVGTGTRLADSIFRTLNDHNKNGIDSINK
- a CDS encoding helix-turn-helix domain-containing protein; translated protein: MKNFDLKNEKRALGYRIAELRKTVLNPKTGKPISQEELGFRTGHAKKTIGELERGNTNPRYETLLMISKELNVTINQLFDFDMKEYIKLSK
- a CDS encoding SusC/RagA family TonB-linked outer membrane protein codes for the protein MKNNLEYRGFIRLCLLYICFLVPPPYFAHFPHGHCFNSFSNLDTQQQHQISGTVTDSYGPMPGVHVLIKGTNTGTFTDPNGNYSLMVNNKDILVFSYLGHHSRELSVLGRTTLDVQLLSEVTELQEVEVNAGYYTVKEKERTGSISRVTAKEIELQPIISPLEALQGRMAGVEVVPNGNLPGMASTIRIRGTNSLRAEGNLPLYIIDGVPIISTPIGSNSLIGNFGPGADPLNMLNLSNIQSIEVLKDADATAIYGSRGANGVILITTKKGNQTGTKIEAQAYSGMSTVPNRVKVLDTQEYLKVRNSAFENDGLEPTPFNAYDLVVWDQNRQTDWQDVFFGGVSPVTDLNLSFSGGNASTNYSLRGSYHNQGTVFPGDFKYNKVTTALNLNHLSENQKLGINLSVNYGVDTNDLVGSVNLTTRGLSLPPNAPPIFNQDGSLHWEEWSDVGQNNPLMGFHNSSETLSNHLVGNMGITYQLAKGLSLKANLGYTDFESREVVKYPKRSYNPAWSFIEHQSEHLQFNRKSWIIEPQLIYGNNFLGGKIDILLGTTFQQSTNNMLSINATDYVSESQIGNLRAASAVTVRANENIDYRYNAIFARLGLNWNQKYYLNFTGRRDGSSRFGPGKRFANFGAIGGAWIFTDYNSQKGKASFLSFGKLRGSYGITGNDQIGDYGYLDTYEPTPGPGGLYPTQLANTDYSWEENKKLEAALDLGFLRDRINLAINWYRNRSSNQLVGYPLPAMTGFNSVQANLPATVQNTGWEVGLTTLNIKNKAIRWQTSLNISFPENKLLSYPDIEQSSHANTYRVGQPLNIALLYQYDGLDPQTGFYKMADINGDNRLDYKDRVVIKDLGRQYFGGINNSLSFKNFYLNFLWEFVKQEGSLHMFNAGNLSMQRQEVVEALEEGSKFQKVSRSIQALIAYSNAQNSSFPYTDASFIRLKTLSVGYDLPSNIIKEVGLSACQLFVNGQNLITISNYGGLDPEMPIGGTQFSALRTITCGIKLNF